The following proteins are encoded in a genomic region of [Eubacterium] hominis:
- a CDS encoding DUF3788 domain-containing protein: protein MIDLLDRNYCPALDEIAELVNNASFMQFCTEMKNLYKCNEKIEYSACSWEKGWNIKFKKSGKTLCTIYPREHYFTVMVVVGQREKASVETILPMCTQELQDIYHETKEGNGQRWLMINMEDKDKIYHDVFRLIEIRKNS, encoded by the coding sequence ATGATAGATTTATTAGATAGGAATTACTGTCCTGCGTTAGATGAAATTGCAGAATTAGTGAATAATGCAAGTTTTATGCAATTTTGTACAGAAATGAAAAATTTATATAAATGTAATGAAAAAATAGAATATAGCGCTTGTAGTTGGGAAAAAGGATGGAATATTAAATTTAAAAAATCAGGAAAGACATTATGTACGATTTATCCAAGAGAACATTATTTTACAGTGATGGTAGTAGTGGGACAAAGAGAAAAAGCATCAGTGGAAACTATATTACCAATGTGTACACAGGAACTGCAAGATATTTATCATGAAACCAAAGAAGGTAATGGTCAAAGATGGTTGATGATCAATATGGAAGATAAAGACAAAATATATCATGATGTATTTCGTCTGATAGAAATCAGAAAGAATAGCTGA
- a CDS encoding Crp/Fnr family transcriptional regulator, translated as MKDYLHDLSKMKLFSGMKTNEIEKLLDCLQAKLVHYASGEFIIEEGDNIHTFGIMLSGHARSIKWDSSDRIIILTLLEKGSEIGIMLAARPEKESPVYVQAQEDVIVLQISYDMMFTNPVKVCLKYEIFLRNYIAIVAEKGILLHERITCLTKTTVREKILTYLYDISHKQKNSVIQLPLNRNALSEYLNIERSALSRELSNMKKDGLIDYHLNTFKLL; from the coding sequence ATGAAAGACTATCTACATGATTTATCCAAGATGAAATTGTTCTCAGGTATGAAAACAAATGAAATAGAAAAACTGCTTGATTGCCTTCAAGCCAAACTTGTTCATTATGCAAGTGGTGAATTTATAATAGAAGAAGGCGATAATATCCATACATTTGGTATTATGTTATCGGGGCATGCACGTTCCATTAAATGGGATTCCTCTGATCGCATCATTATTTTAACATTGCTTGAAAAAGGTAGTGAAATTGGTATTATGCTTGCTGCACGACCTGAAAAAGAAAGTCCTGTATATGTTCAGGCACAAGAGGATGTCATAGTTCTACAGATTTCCTATGATATGATGTTCACAAATCCTGTGAAAGTCTGTTTAAAATATGAAATATTCCTACGAAATTATATTGCGATCGTCGCTGAAAAAGGCATTCTTTTACATGAGCGCATTACTTGTCTTACAAAAACAACCGTTCGTGAAAAGATATTAACTTATTTGTATGATATATCACATAAACAAAAAAACTCTGTCATCCAACTGCCACTCAATAGAAACGCGCTATCTGAATATCTTAATATTGAACGCAGCGCACTTTCAAGGGAATTATCCAATATGAAAAAAGATGGTCTGATTGACTATCATTTGAACACATTTAAATTGCTTTAA
- a CDS encoding ECF transporter S component, with product MKSNNRVLWISNTAVFIALLIVLQAATTPLGNPLITGSIVNMLLIISVMVCGLSSGVCVAILSPVAAKFFGIGPLISIIPLIALGNLTLVLIWYFLGNQKKHDMYTLLSGAFAKYLVLYISIVKFAVPVLLQLPEKQASIISNMFSISQLITALLGGILALIVYPRLKKAKMGGD from the coding sequence ATGAAATCAAACAATCGTGTTCTTTGGATTAGCAATACAGCTGTTTTTATAGCTTTACTAATCGTATTACAGGCAGCCACTACGCCTTTAGGAAATCCCCTCATTACAGGTTCCATCGTTAATATGTTATTGATTATATCCGTAATGGTTTGTGGATTGTCATCAGGTGTATGTGTGGCGATACTTTCTCCTGTGGCAGCTAAATTTTTTGGCATTGGCCCACTCATCAGTATAATTCCATTGATTGCGTTGGGAAATCTTACATTGGTTTTAATTTGGTATTTCCTAGGAAATCAGAAAAAACATGACATGTATACATTGCTTAGTGGGGCATTTGCGAAATATCTAGTTTTATATATCAGTATAGTAAAATTTGCGGTTCCTGTGCTATTACAACTACCTGAAAAACAAGCATCTATCATTTCCAATATGTTTTCTATATCTCAATTGATAACGGCATTACTTGGTGGTATTCTAGCGCTTATAGTATATCCAAGATTAAAGAAAGCAAAGATGGGGGGCGATTGA